A DNA window from Kitasatospora atroaurantiaca contains the following coding sequences:
- a CDS encoding SRPBCC family protein, whose amino-acid sequence MRYKVTVDVAAAPDRVWEVLADIEGWPRWTVSMTSVRLLSGGPVAVGSEAEVRQPKLTSAVWRVTELEPGRSFEWRCENPGFTTIGTHRIEPLGEDRSRVVLGLQQKGFLAPLLALAYGKLTRRYVDMEAAGLKRYCEAHGG is encoded by the coding sequence GTGCGGTACAAGGTGACGGTGGATGTCGCGGCAGCGCCGGATCGGGTGTGGGAGGTGCTGGCCGACATCGAGGGCTGGCCCCGCTGGACGGTGTCGATGACGAGCGTAAGGCTGCTGTCCGGCGGCCCAGTGGCGGTGGGCAGCGAGGCGGAGGTCCGACAGCCCAAGCTGACGTCCGCGGTGTGGCGGGTCACCGAGCTGGAGCCCGGGCGCAGCTTCGAGTGGCGCTGCGAGAACCCGGGATTCACCACGATCGGCACGCACCGGATCGAGCCGCTCGGTGAGGACCGGTCGCGGGTGGTGCTCGGCCTCCAGCAGAAGGGGTTCCTGGCGCCGCTGCTCGCATTGGCGTACGGCAAGCTGACCCGCCGGTACGTGGACATGGAGGCGGCCGGGCTGAAGCGGTACTGCGAGGCGCACGGCGGCTGA
- a CDS encoding glycine cleavage system H protein — protein MSTLINYGFEGETMSKIPTDLRYAMSHEWARSEADGTVTVGLSDHAQKDLGEIWFVDTRIGTVLAKGDIAGLVESVEAVLDVCAPIGGEVIAVNGVLDDRPESINTDPYGAWIFKLKPSNRAELDELLDAAGYRAAVYG, from the coding sequence ATGAGCACGCTGATCAACTACGGCTTCGAAGGAGAGACCATGTCGAAAATTCCGACTGACCTGCGGTACGCCATGTCGCACGAGTGGGCTCGCTCGGAAGCGGACGGCACTGTGACGGTCGGCCTGAGTGACCACGCCCAGAAGGACCTCGGCGAGATCTGGTTCGTGGATACCCGGATCGGCACGGTTCTGGCCAAGGGGGACATAGCCGGCCTCGTGGAGTCGGTCGAGGCCGTATTGGATGTCTGCGCGCCGATCGGCGGCGAGGTGATCGCCGTCAATGGGGTATTGGATGACCGCCCGGAGTCGATCAACACGGATCCCTACGGCGCATGGATCTTCAAGCTCAAGCCGTCCAACAGGGCCGAGCTCGACGAGCTCCTTGATGCTGCCGGCTACAGGGCCGCCGTCTACGGGTGA
- a CDS encoding LysR family transcriptional regulator, with protein sequence MPGSLPPPTTLDLRLVWCFTVVAEYRHFGRAAEALHTTQPSLSRQIQRLEQQLGARLFERTPHGNHLTEAGEVFLPLATELLHSADRAAARTRAAAQPSRITVGYTPGIIVTPAVRELRRRHPEAEVRTMHLTSDEPRPALLDHRVDAVVSRLPFPTDGLDVTPLYDEPRVLVVSRDHRLAGKEGVTLDDIADEPLPMVRGDDPLLSAFWRIDPRPDGRPAPDGPLIEAVEDKFELIAAGQAVAISAHVHTHTLRPDLTTVPLEGVEPSHVVLATRDGDRNRLVAAFRTSARARLTGLAPQWSPTMG encoded by the coding sequence GTGCCCGGCTCGCTACCACCTCCGACGACCCTCGATCTGCGGTTGGTGTGGTGCTTCACCGTTGTGGCCGAGTACCGGCATTTCGGCCGTGCCGCCGAAGCCCTCCACACCACCCAGCCGTCGCTGAGCCGGCAGATCCAGCGCCTCGAACAGCAACTGGGCGCCCGCCTGTTCGAACGCACGCCCCACGGCAACCACCTCACGGAGGCCGGCGAGGTCTTCCTGCCGCTCGCCACGGAGTTGCTGCACTCCGCCGACCGGGCCGCGGCGCGCACCCGGGCCGCGGCCCAGCCCAGCCGCATCACCGTCGGCTACACGCCGGGCATCATCGTCACCCCGGCCGTGCGCGAGCTGCGCCGCCGGCACCCCGAGGCGGAGGTGCGGACCATGCACCTGACCTCGGATGAACCGCGCCCGGCGCTGCTCGACCACCGCGTGGACGCCGTGGTTTCCCGGCTGCCGTTCCCGACCGACGGCCTGGACGTGACTCCCCTCTACGACGAGCCCCGGGTGCTGGTGGTGTCGCGGGACCACCGACTCGCCGGCAAGGAGGGGGTCACCCTTGACGACATCGCCGACGAACCCCTGCCCATGGTGCGAGGTGACGACCCGCTCCTGAGCGCCTTCTGGCGGATCGACCCCCGGCCCGACGGACGGCCGGCACCCGACGGCCCGCTGATCGAGGCCGTCGAGGACAAGTTCGAACTCATCGCCGCCGGGCAGGCCGTGGCCATCTCGGCCCACGTCCACACCCACACCCTGCGCCCCGACCTCACCACGGTCCCGCTTGAAGGCGTCGAGCCCAGCCACGTCGTGCTGGCGACCCGGGACGGCGACCGCAACCGCCTCGTGGCGGCCTTCCGCACATCCGCCCGGGCCCGCCTCACGGGTCTCGCCCCGCAGTGGTCGCCGACGATGGGCTGA
- a CDS encoding SDR family oxidoreductase, whose product MRVFVTGASGFIGSALVSDLIAAGHQVVGLARSDASAAALTGAGAEVRRGTLEDLDSLRADAAEADGVVHLAFNHDFSQHEAAARAELRAIETLGDALEGSDRPLVIADGGPVGSEQDALPASPSPRIAGARAALALAERGVRSSIVRLAPTVHDRSTCVMVAQLAGIAREKGVSGYLGDGSNRWPSVHRLDAARLFRLAVEKAPAGSVLHGVGEEGVTIRAVAEVIGRHVNVPVTAVTAEDAGAHFGFLAGILGLDRPASNTLTRELLGWQPTHPGLLDDLDHGHYSES is encoded by the coding sequence ATGCGTGTGTTCGTCACCGGCGCGTCCGGGTTCATCGGTTCCGCTCTCGTGTCCGATCTCATCGCCGCCGGCCATCAGGTGGTCGGGCTCGCCCGCTCGGATGCCTCGGCGGCAGCTCTGACCGGCGCCGGTGCCGAGGTGCGCCGCGGCACTCTGGAGGACCTTGACAGCCTGCGCGCCGACGCTGCCGAGGCCGACGGAGTCGTCCACCTGGCGTTCAACCACGACTTCTCGCAACACGAGGCCGCGGCGCGCGCCGAGCTGCGCGCAATCGAGACGCTCGGTGACGCCCTTGAGGGCTCGGACCGGCCGCTGGTCATCGCCGACGGGGGGCCTGTGGGGAGTGAGCAGGACGCGCTGCCCGCCTCGCCGAGCCCCCGGATCGCCGGCGCCCGGGCCGCGCTCGCGCTCGCGGAGCGCGGCGTGCGCTCGTCCATCGTGCGGCTCGCGCCGACGGTCCACGACCGGAGCACGTGCGTCATGGTCGCACAACTGGCCGGCATCGCCCGCGAGAAGGGCGTCTCCGGCTACCTCGGCGACGGGTCCAACCGCTGGCCCTCGGTACACCGGCTCGATGCCGCGCGCCTGTTCCGCCTCGCGGTGGAGAAGGCACCGGCGGGGTCGGTGCTGCACGGCGTCGGCGAGGAGGGAGTGACCATCCGCGCCGTCGCCGAGGTCATCGGCCGCCATGTGAACGTACCCGTGACCGCCGTCACGGCCGAGGACGCCGGCGCCCACTTCGGCTTCCTGGCCGGCATCCTCGGGCTCGACAGGCCGGCCTCGAACACGCTGACTCGCGAATTGCTGGGCTGGCAGCCGACCCACCCCGGGCTCCTCGACGACCTCGACCACGGCCACTACTCCGAGAGCTGA